In one Saccharibacillus brassicae genomic region, the following are encoded:
- a CDS encoding MBL fold metallo-hydrolase, with product MMKLQVWGGAGEHGRSCYRIVGERCRLLLDCGVKKEERGLYPLLEPAEIPQLTAAFLSHAHEDHAMALPLLYKHGYAGEIWTTRATVRQLRKGFDGWKRFVASRGGLLPYEQEHIDAMKFRFLEDYAPPRQAFDWVPAPGEEPIRLMWGRTGHLAGSVWLRIEAEGKRVFFSGDYSRESALLEADSPESPEEKSGLSTRISDLSIVDNAYGTDDEPQASKLERLRTSILSVLERGGRTLLPLPAFGRSQDLLIWACRYLSPYPIVVERIIWQGLMDLLDDPLWLRAGSAESIRRLTQDCVNRLILVDSEEERADALRREGPCLILAPDGMLESAVSQRYLEHLAPGADHLVVLTGHASRGTRARQLLDRQLPGVRCRVMHQFYKVHQGIGDVRLMLDEAPASSVVLVHAPDTDTHEVCRILRSEGRTGLFSLTPGMEIVI from the coding sequence ATGATGAAATTACAGGTATGGGGCGGCGCCGGCGAACATGGCCGGTCCTGCTATCGCATTGTGGGCGAACGCTGCCGCCTGCTGCTCGACTGCGGCGTCAAGAAGGAAGAACGCGGCCTCTACCCGCTGCTCGAACCGGCGGAAATTCCGCAGCTGACGGCCGCTTTTCTCTCCCATGCGCATGAAGACCACGCCATGGCGCTGCCCCTGCTCTACAAGCACGGGTATGCGGGCGAGATCTGGACGACGCGGGCGACGGTTCGCCAGCTGCGCAAAGGATTCGACGGCTGGAAGCGGTTCGTCGCTTCCCGCGGAGGCTTGCTCCCTTACGAACAGGAACATATCGACGCGATGAAGTTTCGCTTCCTCGAAGATTACGCGCCTCCGCGTCAAGCGTTCGACTGGGTCCCCGCACCCGGCGAAGAACCGATTCGCCTCATGTGGGGACGCACAGGACATCTGGCCGGCTCCGTCTGGCTGCGGATCGAAGCGGAAGGCAAGCGGGTGTTCTTCTCCGGCGACTACAGCCGGGAATCGGCGCTGCTGGAAGCCGATTCGCCCGAAAGCCCGGAGGAGAAATCGGGCTTGTCCACGAGGATCAGCGACCTGTCGATCGTGGACAACGCGTACGGCACGGACGACGAGCCGCAGGCGTCCAAGCTGGAACGGCTGCGGACGTCGATCTTGTCTGTATTGGAACGCGGCGGGCGGACGCTGCTGCCGCTGCCGGCGTTCGGACGCAGCCAGGATCTGCTGATCTGGGCGTGCCGGTATCTGTCGCCGTATCCGATCGTCGTCGAGCGGATCATCTGGCAGGGCTTGATGGATCTGCTCGACGATCCGCTCTGGCTGCGTGCGGGAAGCGCGGAGTCGATCCGCCGGTTGACGCAGGACTGCGTCAACCGCCTGATCCTCGTCGATAGCGAGGAAGAACGCGCGGACGCGCTGCGGCGGGAAGGGCCCTGCCTTATCCTGGCGCCTGACGGGATGCTGGAATCGGCGGTCTCGCAGCGTTATCTGGAGCATCTTGCGCCAGGTGCGGATCACCTCGTCGTGCTGACCGGGCACGCTTCCCGGGGCACGCGGGCCCGCCAGCTGCTCGATCGGCAGCTGCCCGGCGTGCGCTGCCGGGTCATGCACCAGTTCTACAAAGTCCATCAAGGCATCGGAGACGTCAGGTTGATGCTGGACGAAGCGCCGGCCTCGTCGGTCGTACTGGTCCATGCGCCCGATACGGACACGCATGAAGTCTGCCGCATTTTGCGAAGCGAAGGCCGAACCGGCCTGTTCTCGCTTACGCCGGGCATGGAAATCGTCATTTGA
- a CDS encoding HAD-IA family hydrolase: protein MIRHVIFDFDGTIVNSRPLIVELYNSLAAKHGYQPIGDDTSEPFAGLSIRQRSKTLGIPLYRLPFLGFQLFSEYRRKIKTLELKDGVGDLIRELNAQGYQLSIISSNLESNIRSFLRHNEISQFVQVRSCFSLFGKHRAIHSFLRDNKLHPREALYIGDELRDIQAGQRSGIKMIAAAWGYDSSELMTRFSPDFMAFYPGEVSAAIEGFNASAGRAAGAL from the coding sequence ATGATTAGGCATGTGATCTTCGATTTCGACGGAACGATTGTTAATTCCCGGCCTCTTATTGTCGAGCTGTACAACAGCCTGGCGGCCAAGCACGGCTATCAACCGATCGGCGACGATACGTCGGAGCCATTTGCCGGTCTGTCCATACGCCAACGTTCCAAGACGCTCGGCATTCCGCTGTATCGTCTTCCGTTTCTCGGCTTCCAGCTGTTCTCGGAGTACCGCCGGAAGATCAAAACGCTCGAACTCAAGGACGGCGTAGGCGACCTGATTCGGGAATTGAACGCACAGGGCTACCAGCTCAGCATCATCTCGTCCAATCTGGAGAGCAATATCCGTTCGTTCCTGCGCCATAACGAGATCAGCCAGTTCGTACAGGTCCGCTCGTGCTTCAGCCTGTTCGGCAAGCACCGCGCTATCCATTCGTTCCTGCGCGACAACAAGCTGCATCCGCGCGAAGCGCTGTATATCGGCGACGAGCTGCGGGACATCCAGGCCGGTCAGCGTTCGGGCATCAAGATGATCGCGGCAGCCTGGGGCTACGATTCGTCGGAACTGATGACGCGTTTCTCGCCCGACTTTATGGCGTTTTACCCGGGCGAAGTCTCGGCGGCGATCGAAGGGTTCAACGCAAGCGCAGGGAGAGCGGCAGGTGCCCTGTAA
- a CDS encoding pyridoxine/pyridoxamine 5'-phosphate oxidase, with translation MGDHKPSGGGKDNRNPLFRGLKSLEGPFDPFETSALPDRPGELFLNWFEQALGEKAAEPHAATLSTVDEDGRPDARVLILKDVHGETFFFASGLESRKGRQLQQVPHAALTFYWPALGRQIRLRGSVTDTGAQEGADDLRRRGTEARALAMLGRQSERLDSKAQLDQALAEQREILRQDADAVTPLWRLFALRLEEAEFWQADADRKHTRVQYRLAANGAWEHGLLWP, from the coding sequence ATGGGCGACCATAAGCCGAGCGGCGGCGGCAAAGACAACCGGAATCCGCTGTTTCGGGGATTGAAATCGCTGGAAGGTCCGTTTGATCCTTTTGAGACGTCGGCGCTGCCGGATCGGCCGGGCGAGCTGTTCTTGAACTGGTTCGAGCAGGCGCTTGGGGAGAAAGCAGCCGAACCGCATGCCGCGACGCTGTCTACCGTCGACGAAGACGGGCGGCCCGACGCGCGGGTCCTGATTCTCAAAGACGTGCACGGCGAGACGTTCTTTTTCGCTTCCGGGCTGGAGAGCCGCAAAGGCCGACAGCTGCAGCAGGTGCCGCATGCGGCGCTGACCTTCTATTGGCCGGCGCTCGGCCGGCAGATCCGCCTGCGCGGCAGCGTCACGGATACCGGGGCGCAGGAAGGGGCCGACGATCTGAGGCGGCGCGGGACCGAAGCGCGGGCACTTGCCATGCTCGGCCGGCAGAGCGAGCGCTTAGATAGCAAAGCGCAGCTGGATCAGGCGCTCGCCGAGCAGCGGGAGATTCTGCGGCAGGACGCGGACGCGGTCACGCCGCTGTGGCGGCTGTTCGCGCTCCGGCTCGAAGAAGCCGAGTTCTGGCAGGCCGATGCGGATCGCAAACATACGCGGGTCCAGTATCGGCTCGCTGCAAACGGTGCGTGGGAACACGGATTGTTGTGGCCTTGA
- a CDS encoding aldo/keto reductase, with protein MTSTNVNAAQSGTFTIGGDMTVNRLGYGTMQLTGPGVWGDPKDPDEAVRVLKRVAEFGVNFIDTADSYGPAVAEPLIRKALHPYSDDMVIATKAGLTRSGPNDWRPVGRPEYLRQQAEMSLRLLGLERIDLFQLHRIDPKVPLADQLGELELLRKEGKIRHIGLSEVSVEQLREAREITDIVSVQNLYNLSNRKAEDVLEEAESGGIAFIPWFPLATGELARDGGPLDEMSKRLNAKPAQIALAWLLRRSPAILPIPGTSSVAHLEDNMAAAGLQLSDEDFETLSNLA; from the coding sequence ATGACTTCAACGAACGTAAACGCCGCTCAATCCGGTACTTTCACGATCGGAGGCGATATGACGGTTAACCGGCTGGGCTACGGCACGATGCAGCTGACGGGTCCCGGCGTCTGGGGAGATCCGAAAGACCCCGACGAAGCGGTCCGCGTACTCAAGCGCGTCGCCGAGTTCGGCGTCAACTTTATCGATACCGCCGATTCTTACGGTCCGGCCGTCGCCGAACCGCTGATCCGCAAAGCGCTGCATCCGTACAGCGACGATATGGTCATTGCCACCAAAGCCGGCCTGACCCGCTCGGGTCCGAACGATTGGCGTCCGGTCGGACGTCCGGAATATTTGCGCCAGCAGGCGGAGATGAGCCTGAGACTGCTCGGTCTGGAGCGGATCGATCTGTTCCAGCTGCACCGGATCGATCCGAAAGTGCCGCTGGCCGACCAGCTCGGCGAACTGGAGCTGCTGCGCAAGGAAGGCAAGATCCGGCATATCGGGCTGAGCGAAGTCAGCGTCGAACAGCTGCGCGAAGCGCGCGAGATTACCGATATCGTATCGGTGCAGAATCTGTACAATCTGTCGAACCGCAAAGCGGAAGACGTGCTGGAAGAAGCGGAATCCGGCGGAATCGCCTTCATTCCGTGGTTCCCGCTCGCGACCGGCGAATTGGCCCGAGACGGAGGACCGCTGGACGAAATGTCCAAGCGCCTAAATGCCAAGCCGGCCCAAATCGCGCTCGCCTGGCTGCTCAGACGGTCGCCGGCGATCCTGCCGATTCCGGGCACGTCGTCCGTCGCCCATCTGGAAGACAATATGGCGGCAGCCGGCCTGCAGCTGAGCGACGAAGATTTCGAGACGCTCAGCAATCTGGCTTAA
- a CDS encoding Cof-type HAD-IIB family hydrolase produces MTYSTDPRDTAEASSKLVFIDIDGTLVDDYGTVPPSAIAACRQARANGHRLYLCTGRSKPEIYDVIWEIGFDGLIGAGGGYVECGGETLYHKQVSEADVRHMVDFFERHGIHFYLESNAGLYASRNLQDRLIALIHGDVANDPGAREQFERAPHPFLGALTYGETDLYKSDVNKVCFLESDLPFDLIKAEFEGKFEVLQCTVPIFGKDSGELAVPGVHKAVAIADVLVHLNRSVADTIAIGDGLNDMEMLQYCAVGIAMGDARDELKAVADHVTGTIQEDGLYRSFLKYGLIAE; encoded by the coding sequence ATGACTTATTCAACCGATCCAAGAGATACCGCGGAAGCTTCGTCCAAATTGGTGTTTATCGATATTGACGGAACGCTCGTCGACGACTACGGAACCGTTCCTCCTTCCGCGATTGCGGCCTGCCGGCAGGCGCGCGCGAACGGACACCGGCTCTACCTGTGCACCGGACGTTCCAAGCCCGAGATCTACGACGTCATCTGGGAGATCGGCTTCGACGGCTTGATCGGTGCGGGCGGCGGCTACGTCGAATGCGGCGGCGAGACGCTGTACCACAAACAGGTATCGGAAGCGGACGTGCGGCATATGGTAGACTTTTTCGAACGGCACGGGATCCATTTCTATCTGGAATCCAATGCCGGGCTGTACGCCAGCCGCAATCTGCAGGACCGCTTGATCGCGCTGATCCACGGCGACGTCGCCAACGACCCCGGCGCGCGGGAACAGTTCGAACGCGCGCCGCATCCGTTTCTCGGCGCGCTCACGTACGGGGAGACCGATCTGTACAAAAGCGACGTCAACAAAGTGTGTTTCCTCGAAAGCGACCTGCCGTTCGATCTCATCAAGGCCGAGTTCGAAGGCAAATTCGAAGTGCTGCAGTGCACCGTGCCCATCTTCGGCAAAGACAGCGGCGAACTGGCCGTACCCGGCGTACACAAAGCGGTCGCGATCGCCGACGTGCTCGTGCACCTGAATCGTTCGGTCGCGGACACGATCGCGATCGGCGACGGGCTGAACGACATGGAAATGCTGCAATACTGCGCGGTCGGCATCGCCATGGGCGACGCGCGGGACGAACTGAAAGCGGTCGCCGACCACGTGACGGGCACGATTCAAGAAGACGGGCTGTACCGCAGCTTCCTCAAATACGGACTGATCGCGGAGTAG
- a CDS encoding epoxide hydrolase family protein, producing the protein MPNEQPIVQPYRIDIPQSDLDDLKQRLSHTRWPEEAPGGGWNYGVPLSYMRELADYWRSGYDWRTHEAELNAYPQFMTQIGGENVHFLHIRSPEPDALPLLLLHGWPGSIVEFLDLIGPLTRPQEYGRPSSDAFHLVIPSLPGYGFSGPTSQAGLDHKVIAGMFVTLMKRLGYERYGTQGGDWGSVISLEIGARDPVGVVGVHVNMLMTPPPENPKQLAKLKPRDREQLDKMKHYAKEQSGYSVQQGTRPQTLSYALTDSPSGQLAWIIEKFYEWTDKTGLPEEAIDRDRLLTNVTIYWLTATAGSSARLYYETMHAQQPPLPEGLSSEDAPPLGVAVFPKDVSYPIRALAEEKYNVRHWTEFDRGGHFAALEQPELLSGDIIEFFRKIRT; encoded by the coding sequence ATGCCAAACGAACAACCGATCGTTCAACCGTATCGGATCGATATTCCGCAAAGCGATCTTGATGATCTGAAGCAGCGGCTGTCCCATACCCGGTGGCCGGAAGAAGCGCCGGGCGGCGGCTGGAATTACGGCGTGCCGCTGAGCTATATGCGCGAGCTGGCCGATTACTGGCGCAGCGGCTACGATTGGCGCACACATGAGGCCGAGCTGAACGCCTACCCGCAGTTCATGACGCAGATCGGCGGGGAGAACGTCCATTTCCTGCATATCCGCTCGCCCGAACCGGATGCGCTGCCGCTGCTGCTTCTTCATGGCTGGCCCGGTTCGATCGTCGAATTTCTGGACCTGATCGGTCCGCTCACCCGCCCGCAGGAATACGGCAGGCCGTCTTCGGACGCGTTCCATCTGGTCATTCCTTCGCTGCCGGGCTACGGATTCTCCGGTCCGACTTCGCAGGCGGGCCTGGATCATAAAGTGATCGCCGGTATGTTCGTCACCCTCATGAAGCGGCTCGGCTACGAACGGTACGGCACGCAGGGCGGAGACTGGGGCTCTGTGATCTCGCTGGAAATCGGCGCCCGGGACCCGGTCGGCGTGGTCGGCGTCCATGTCAATATGCTGATGACCCCGCCGCCGGAAAATCCGAAGCAGCTGGCCAAGCTCAAGCCCCGGGACCGCGAGCAGCTCGACAAAATGAAACATTATGCCAAAGAGCAGTCGGGTTACTCCGTACAGCAGGGAACCCGTCCGCAGACGCTGTCTTACGCGCTGACCGATTCGCCGTCCGGACAGTTGGCGTGGATCATCGAGAAATTTTACGAATGGACAGACAAGACCGGGCTGCCCGAAGAAGCGATCGACCGCGACCGTCTGCTGACCAACGTCACCATCTATTGGCTGACGGCGACCGCCGGTTCTTCCGCCCGCCTGTATTACGAGACCATGCATGCGCAGCAGCCGCCGCTGCCGGAAGGACTGTCTTCGGAGGATGCGCCTCCGCTCGGCGTCGCCGTGTTCCCCAAAGACGTATCGTATCCGATTCGCGCTCTGGCGGAAGAGAAATATAACGTCCGGCATTGGACCGAGTTCGACCGCGGCGGCCACTTTGCGGCGTTGGAACAACCGGAGCTGCTGAGCGGCGACATCATCGAGTTTTTCCGCAAAATCCGTACCTGA
- a CDS encoding DUF3592 domain-containing protein — protein sequence MNGAGSEIIFWILGAAFIAFGLYSGARQRKLAQSEHTVPGQIVRYEELADTGFERSSTGIKYYPVVRFDAGAGPIEQVSQVGNPSPQPPIGAKVDVHYRPDHTAAFEILGGTDALRKQTGPIVLGVVFLAVGFALLL from the coding sequence TTGAACGGAGCAGGCAGCGAAATCATTTTTTGGATCCTAGGCGCAGCTTTTATCGCATTCGGGTTGTATTCCGGCGCCCGGCAGCGCAAACTTGCGCAAAGCGAACATACCGTGCCGGGACAGATCGTCCGTTACGAAGAATTGGCGGATACCGGATTCGAACGAAGCAGTACCGGCATCAAATATTATCCGGTCGTCCGGTTCGATGCCGGCGCCGGTCCGATCGAACAGGTGTCGCAGGTCGGAAATCCGTCGCCGCAGCCGCCGATCGGCGCGAAGGTCGACGTCCATTACCGGCCTGACCATACCGCGGCGTTCGAAATTTTGGGCGGAACCGACGCGCTGCGCAAGCAGACCGGTCCGATCGTGCTCGGCGTCGTTTTTCTGGCCGTCGGATTCGCGCTTCTGCTGTGA
- a CDS encoding methyl-accepting chemotaxis protein has protein sequence MKLFKNFSVAKKLIMLIAISAIALGAVGFTGLNYIRQLSKDSQIMYSDNLIPLGKVMQARINARASDAYTLELLTATDTARVQELREEITSAWEEIDAIADELDGGPLTSEQQQILDQYRGQAVQLQSDRAKVLDLIAAGQSGEAYSLYTSTVEPSRKAVNDSLKALQASNIETAGAINEKSQSNLDDITILVIGLIVLALALLVGIGTLIARSIVRPVKELVRLLAQAENGDFTVKGTYVSTDEIGELSASFNQMTGKLQTVFGSVQESAYIVASSSEELSASAEQNSRASEHITQVVQELATGADHQSSKVEYSSRAITDITEHTRNIAAYTADMRRDVLHASEASSEGSRSIGEAGRQMNAISANVGSLSEAVQSLGRRSGEIEQITRVISEISGQTNLLALNAAIEAARAGEHGRGFAVVADEVRKLAEQSNNSTKQIAALIDLIRQDTDTTIRTMESTAGEVQSGLEIVGEAGRSFDKIERAVGEAVAQIGKVTETLERLSGGTGQVNDAIVDVQGIARESAMNTQNISAATEQQLASMEEISSSSQALAVLADDLQTIIKQFKI, from the coding sequence TTGAAATTGTTCAAAAACTTTTCCGTGGCCAAAAAACTGATCATGCTGATCGCGATCAGCGCGATCGCGCTCGGCGCAGTCGGGTTTACCGGCTTGAATTACATCCGGCAGCTGTCCAAAGATTCGCAGATCATGTACAGCGACAATCTGATTCCGCTTGGCAAAGTCATGCAGGCCCGGATCAACGCGCGTGCAAGCGACGCCTATACGCTTGAACTGCTGACCGCAACCGATACCGCGCGCGTGCAGGAGCTTCGGGAAGAGATTACGTCGGCCTGGGAAGAGATCGACGCGATCGCCGACGAACTGGACGGAGGTCCGCTGACTTCGGAGCAGCAGCAAATTCTCGATCAATACCGGGGGCAGGCCGTGCAGCTTCAAAGCGATCGTGCCAAGGTGCTTGACCTGATCGCAGCCGGCCAATCCGGCGAAGCTTACAGCCTGTACACTTCGACGGTCGAGCCCAGCCGCAAAGCGGTCAACGATTCGCTCAAAGCGCTGCAGGCTTCGAACATCGAAACGGCCGGCGCCATCAACGAGAAAAGCCAGTCCAACCTGGACGACATCACGATTCTTGTCATCGGCCTGATCGTGCTCGCGCTCGCCTTGCTCGTCGGGATCGGCACGCTGATTGCCCGTTCGATCGTACGTCCGGTCAAGGAATTGGTTCGCCTGCTCGCCCAGGCGGAGAACGGCGACTTCACGGTCAAAGGCACGTACGTCTCTACAGACGAGATCGGCGAACTGTCGGCTTCGTTCAACCAGATGACGGGCAAGCTCCAGACGGTGTTCGGCTCCGTGCAGGAATCGGCTTACATCGTCGCTTCTTCGTCGGAAGAGCTGAGCGCGAGCGCCGAGCAGAACAGCCGGGCCAGCGAGCATATCACGCAGGTCGTGCAGGAACTGGCGACAGGTGCGGATCATCAATCCAGCAAAGTCGAATATAGTTCCAGAGCCATCACCGACATTACGGAGCATACACGCAATATCGCGGCTTATACCGCGGATATGCGCCGAGACGTGCTGCACGCATCCGAAGCGTCTTCCGAAGGCAGCCGTTCGATCGGCGAAGCCGGCCGGCAGATGAACGCGATCTCGGCCAACGTCGGCAGCCTGTCCGAAGCGGTGCAAAGCCTGGGCCGCCGGTCGGGCGAGATCGAGCAGATTACGCGCGTCATCTCGGAAATTTCCGGACAGACCAATCTGCTGGCGTTGAACGCGGCGATCGAAGCGGCCCGCGCCGGCGAACACGGCCGGGGCTTCGCGGTCGTCGCCGACGAAGTGCGCAAGCTTGCCGAACAGTCGAACAATTCCACGAAGCAGATCGCCGCGCTGATCGACCTGATCCGTCAGGATACGGACACGACGATCCGCACGATGGAGAGCACGGCCGGGGAAGTACAATCCGGTCTTGAGATCGTCGGCGAAGCCGGTCGTTCGTTCGACAAAATCGAACGCGCCGTCGGCGAAGCGGTCGCCCAGATCGGCAAAGTGACCGAGACGCTCGAACGCCTGTCCGGCGGAACGGGCCAGGTGAACGATGCCATCGTCGACGTGCAGGGCATCGCCCGCGAATCGGCCATGAATACGCAGAACATCTCGGCTGCCACCGAGCAGCAGCTCGCTTCGATGGAAGAAATCTCGTCTTCTTCGCAGGCGCTCGCCGTGCTGGCCGACGATTTGCAGACGATCATCAAGCAGTTCAAGATTTGA
- a CDS encoding NAD(P)/FAD-dependent oxidoreductase has product MTKPSIDLSVSADVIIIGGGPAGMSAALVLGRARRDVIVIDEALPRNRVTGHSHGFLTQDGVEPAELRRAAREQIAAYPSVAFVQDRAVRAEGVDGRFEVTTGSGRTYRARKLLFAVGMQDLPIELEGLQDVYGKSAFVCPYCDGWEMRDRPIAIIASSAHAMHLTRVVSGWTDDIALFVHGEGEALSDGDKELLRGKGVPVYESPIVRISSESGQTRAIVLEDGTEVARTAIFFAPKLAPGSELPAVLGCAVTESGAMAVDEFGRSDVSGVFGAGDGASQKYQVAAAVAAGSMAAVMINSDLLEADWESRSAVPNR; this is encoded by the coding sequence ATGACCAAACCATCGATCGATCTGTCCGTATCCGCTGACGTAATAATTATTGGAGGAGGCCCGGCAGGCATGAGCGCGGCGCTGGTGCTGGGACGGGCCCGTCGGGACGTGATCGTCATCGACGAAGCGCTGCCCCGCAACCGGGTGACCGGCCATTCCCACGGCTTCCTGACCCAGGACGGGGTGGAACCTGCCGAACTGCGCAGAGCGGCCCGCGAGCAGATCGCGGCCTATCCGAGTGTCGCGTTCGTACAGGATCGGGCCGTGCGCGCGGAAGGTGTCGACGGCCGGTTCGAAGTCACGACCGGCAGCGGCCGGACTTACCGGGCACGCAAGCTTCTGTTCGCCGTCGGCATGCAGGACCTGCCGATCGAGCTCGAAGGGCTGCAGGATGTCTACGGCAAAAGCGCTTTTGTCTGTCCTTACTGCGACGGCTGGGAAATGCGGGACCGTCCGATCGCGATTATCGCGAGCAGCGCCCATGCGATGCATTTGACCCGTGTCGTGTCCGGCTGGACCGACGATATCGCGCTGTTTGTCCACGGAGAAGGAGAAGCTTTGTCCGACGGGGACAAGGAACTGCTGCGCGGCAAAGGCGTGCCGGTCTACGAATCCCCGATTGTCCGCATCTCGTCGGAATCCGGGCAGACGCGGGCGATCGTGTTGGAAGACGGAACGGAAGTTGCGCGCACGGCGATCTTCTTCGCGCCGAAGCTCGCTCCCGGTTCGGAGCTGCCGGCTGTGCTCGGCTGCGCCGTGACCGAATCCGGCGCGATGGCGGTCGACGAATTCGGACGCTCGGACGTCAGCGGCGTATTCGGAGCGGGCGACGGCGCTTCGCAGAAATACCAGGTTGCCGCCGCCGTGGCCGCAGGTTCGATGGCGGCCGTAATGATCAACTCCGATCTGCTGGAAGCCGACTGGGAATCCCGCAGCGCGGTGCCGAACCGTTGA
- a CDS encoding ABC transporter substrate-binding protein: protein MLRRSNFMLLLILSALLLLSACGQQAASTEPAASTATAADKQASTDEAAKPAEETAAGSAETVTYKSDVGDVEVPADPQRIIDLTSFTTGYFVALDAPVVGALSGAMNNKYINEQLKAEGTTDLGELPTAEPILNLKPDLIVVYKGTDGIDQLSTIAPVVQLEYGKHNYKDLMLEIGKLTNREEAAQDWVKKWEAKIAEVKPQVLAAVGDRTVSILNPYAKGVYVFGHNYGRGGEILYGEFGLKAPTKAQAEAIDSGKGTASISLEVLPEYAGDIIFTSPWSGDDGDPEVVYGNSLWKNLPAVKAGHVFQLDPTSDTYNDPVTLEGQLKFLTDSLLSVK from the coding sequence TTGCTGAGAAGATCCAATTTTATGCTGCTGCTGATTCTGTCCGCGCTGCTGCTGCTGAGCGCGTGCGGACAACAGGCGGCGAGCACCGAGCCGGCCGCAAGCACCGCGACGGCTGCGGATAAGCAGGCGTCTACAGACGAGGCGGCGAAGCCCGCGGAAGAGACCGCGGCAGGCAGCGCGGAGACCGTCACGTACAAATCGGACGTGGGCGACGTGGAAGTTCCCGCCGATCCGCAGCGCATCATCGACCTGACTTCTTTTACAACCGGCTATTTCGTCGCACTTGATGCTCCGGTCGTGGGCGCGCTGTCGGGCGCGATGAACAACAAGTACATCAACGAGCAGCTCAAAGCGGAAGGCACGACCGACCTCGGCGAACTGCCGACGGCGGAACCGATCCTGAACCTGAAGCCGGATTTGATCGTCGTGTACAAAGGAACGGACGGTATCGATCAGCTGTCGACGATCGCGCCGGTCGTACAGCTCGAATACGGCAAACACAACTACAAAGATCTGATGCTTGAGATCGGCAAGCTGACCAATCGGGAAGAAGCCGCTCAAGACTGGGTGAAAAAGTGGGAAGCCAAAATCGCCGAAGTGAAACCGCAGGTACTGGCAGCCGTCGGCGACCGCACCGTGTCCATTTTGAATCCGTATGCCAAAGGCGTGTACGTGTTCGGACACAATTACGGACGCGGAGGAGAGATTCTGTACGGCGAATTCGGCTTGAAAGCTCCGACCAAAGCGCAGGCCGAAGCGATCGACAGCGGCAAAGGCACGGCATCGATCTCGCTTGAAGTCCTGCCGGAGTATGCGGGGGACATCATCTTCACCAGCCCGTGGTCGGGCGACGACGGGGACCCGGAAGTGGTCTACGGCAACAGCCTGTGGAAAAACCTGCCTGCCGTCAAAGCCGGACACGTATTCCAACTGGACCCGACGTCCGACACGTACAACGATCCCGTGACGCTGGAAGGCCAACTGAAATTTTTGACGGACAGCCTGCTGTCGGTCAAATAA
- a CDS encoding DUF3953 domain-containing protein: protein MTRKKTWFALKLFCAALTIIVALFGLITQNFSATPVMFVFLGLMAIAMAFDERGKNRRGYFALSMLTGLFALIVGLCTLIF from the coding sequence ATGACGCGTAAAAAAACTTGGTTTGCGTTAAAACTGTTCTGCGCCGCCCTTACGATCATCGTGGCTTTATTCGGGCTGATTACGCAAAACTTTTCGGCTACGCCGGTCATGTTCGTTTTTTTGGGACTGATGGCGATCGCGATGGCTTTTGACGAACGCGGCAAAAACCGGCGGGGGTATTTCGCTTTGTCGATGCTGACCGGGCTGTTCGCGCTGATTGTCGGGCTCTGCACGTTGATTTTTTGA